The proteins below come from a single Streptomyces sp. B3I8 genomic window:
- a CDS encoding GNAT family N-acetyltransferase has translation MSDDGGIHIRDDRAAGRLAAYAGDEVVGRVEYFVLDEPARALVPVHTIVEPAHEGKGIAGSLARELYGIAGREGVAVAPLCPYVVKWAARHPDEAPAADPALMRAAEEWVTAHPGRF, from the coding sequence ATGAGTGACGACGGTGGCATCCACATCCGTGACGACCGGGCGGCGGGACGGCTCGCGGCCTACGCGGGGGACGAGGTGGTCGGACGCGTGGAGTACTTCGTGCTCGACGAGCCCGCTCGCGCGCTCGTCCCCGTGCACACGATCGTCGAGCCCGCGCACGAGGGGAAGGGCATCGCCGGTTCCCTCGCGCGGGAGCTCTACGGGATCGCCGGGCGTGAGGGTGTCGCGGTGGCGCCCCTGTGCCCGTACGTCGTGAAGTGGGCCGCGCGCCATCCCGACGAGGCACCGGCGGCGGATCCCGCGCTGATGCGGGCGGCGGAGGAGTGGGTGACCGCCCACCCGGGGCGGTTCTGA
- a CDS encoding VOC family protein, whose protein sequence is MDLKLEVVVLPVSDVDRAKAFYEAVGFRLDTDHVTDETYRVVHMTPPGSPCSVLFGTGVTLAAPGSSKGLHLIVSDIYEARDELVGRGVEVGDVYHDTSDIFHRCTGEKWISGPDPQRRDYCTYADFTDPDGNGWVLQEVPNP, encoded by the coding sequence GTGGATCTCAAACTGGAAGTCGTAGTTCTGCCCGTCTCCGACGTCGACCGGGCCAAGGCCTTCTACGAGGCGGTCGGCTTCCGCCTCGACACCGACCACGTCACGGACGAGACCTACCGGGTCGTCCACATGACACCCCCCGGTTCGCCCTGCTCGGTCCTCTTCGGCACCGGCGTCACTCTGGCCGCCCCCGGGTCGTCCAAGGGCCTCCACCTCATCGTCTCGGACATCTACGAGGCCCGGGACGAGCTGGTCGGCCGGGGCGTGGAGGTCGGCGACGTCTACCACGACACCAGCGACATCTTCCACCGCTGCACGGGCGAGAAATGGATCAGCGGCCCCGACCCCCAGCGTCGCGACTACTGCACGTACGCGGACTTCACCGACCCGGACGGCAATGGCTGGGTCCTCCAGGAGGTACCGAACCCGTAG
- the panD gene encoding aspartate 1-decarboxylase has translation MFRTMFKSKIHRATVTQADLHYVGSVTIDAELLDAADLLPGELVHIVDITNGARLETYVIEGERGSGVIGINGAAAHLVHPGDLVIIISYAQVSDAEARELRPRVVHVDEGNRIVSLGADPGEPVPGSDQRRSPHAVGA, from the coding sequence ATGTTCCGTACAATGTTCAAGTCCAAGATCCACCGCGCCACCGTCACCCAGGCCGACCTGCACTACGTGGGATCGGTGACGATCGACGCCGAGTTGCTCGACGCGGCGGATCTGCTGCCGGGTGAGCTCGTGCACATCGTCGACATCACCAATGGGGCCCGGCTCGAGACGTACGTCATCGAGGGGGAGCGCGGGTCCGGGGTCATCGGGATCAACGGGGCCGCCGCGCACCTGGTGCATCCCGGGGATCTGGTGATCATCATCAGCTACGCGCAGGTGTCCGACGCCGAGGCGCGGGAGTTGCGGCCGCGTGTGGTGCACGTCGACGAGGGGAACCGCATCGTGTCTCTCGGTGCCGACCCGGGGGAACCCGTGCCGGGGTCGGACCAGCGGCGCAGCCCGCACGCCGTCGGCGCCTGA